One stretch of Deltaproteobacteria bacterium DNA includes these proteins:
- a CDS encoding amidohydrolase yields the protein MVMSSNGHKTAAQIRASLRHPIIDADGHWLEFGPVVKEQLKKIGGEKAVEGFGLFGAQVVNALSQSVADRRSTRSAQEAFWALPTKNTRDRATAMLPRLLNERLEELGLDFTVLYPTAGLGIARNPDTESRRATCRAFNTFSAEYFRPFANRMTPAAVIPMHTPEEAIEELEYAVKQLGMKVVMMWSMIRRSIPAYADKHPDMEKVASWHDPLGLDSEFDYDPLWKRCVELNVSPTFHTGSRGYGLRISPSNFTYNHIGHFAVAHESVCKALFLGGVTRRFPQLKFGFLEGGVGWACQLYADLIGHWEKRNIEALEEVNPKNLDYALLTKLAEQYGNSEVQSALGKRKDLVDSSTFSQSANLVGGVENLDDYAACKITKKRDLRDLFVDSFYFGCEADDPVNAWAFKENHNSYGARINALFGSDIGHFDVPDMTDVVPEAYELLEDGLVNENDFRDFTFANAVRFWGTANPSFFKGTAVEKEAAAVLAESQQKAGETIAAL from the coding sequence ATGGTTATGAGCAGCAATGGACATAAAACAGCAGCGCAGATTCGCGCAAGCTTACGTCACCCAATTATTGATGCCGATGGGCATTGGCTGGAGTTTGGTCCAGTCGTCAAGGAGCAACTCAAAAAAATTGGCGGAGAAAAAGCCGTTGAAGGCTTCGGTTTATTCGGTGCACAAGTTGTGAATGCGCTTTCACAGTCAGTGGCCGACCGACGCAGTACACGTTCCGCCCAAGAAGCATTCTGGGCATTGCCCACCAAGAACACCCGCGATCGCGCTACAGCCATGTTACCGCGTTTGTTGAACGAACGATTGGAAGAGCTTGGTCTCGACTTCACCGTTCTTTATCCGACTGCGGGTCTTGGTATTGCCCGCAACCCAGATACCGAGAGCCGTCGCGCAACCTGTCGCGCTTTTAACACATTCAGTGCAGAATACTTTCGTCCGTTTGCCAATCGCATGACTCCGGCTGCTGTCATCCCAATGCACACCCCGGAAGAAGCGATTGAAGAACTGGAATACGCAGTCAAACAGCTCGGCATGAAAGTGGTGATGATGTGGAGTATGATCCGCCGCTCGATTCCGGCTTATGCAGACAAACATCCAGATATGGAGAAAGTGGCGTCGTGGCATGATCCGCTTGGACTCGATAGTGAGTTCGATTATGATCCGTTGTGGAAGCGCTGTGTCGAACTAAACGTCTCCCCGACGTTCCACACTGGTTCACGCGGATACGGATTACGTATTTCGCCGAGCAATTTCACCTACAATCACATTGGCCATTTTGCTGTTGCCCATGAGTCAGTGTGTAAGGCTTTGTTCCTCGGTGGTGTCACGCGTCGTTTCCCGCAGCTTAAGTTTGGCTTCCTTGAAGGCGGCGTCGGCTGGGCCTGTCAGTTGTACGCCGACCTCATTGGCCATTGGGAAAAGCGCAACATCGAAGCGCTGGAAGAAGTGAACCCTAAGAATCTCGATTATGCATTATTGACGAAATTAGCCGAGCAGTATGGCAACTCGGAAGTGCAGAGTGCGTTGGGCAAGCGGAAAGATTTGGTCGACAGCTCGACGTTCTCACAAAGTGCGAATCTGGTTGGTGGTGTGGAAAATCTCGACGACTACGCGGCGTGTAAGATCACGAAGAAGCGAGATCTGCGTGACCTTTTTGTTGATAGCTTCTACTTTGGTTGTGAAGCTGATGATCCCGTTAACGCCTGGGCCTTCAAGGAAAATCACAACTCGTATGGCGCGCGTATTAACGCGTTGTTTGGGTCCGACATCGGCCACTTTGACGTGCCAGACATGACGGATGTTGTTCCAGAAGCCTACGAACTGCTCGAAGACGGCTTGGTCAACGAGAACGATTTCCGTGATTTTACTTTCGCTAATGCCGTGCGGTTCTGGGGTACGGCCAATCCGAGTTTCTTCAAAGGCACGGCGGTTGAGAAGGAAGCCGCGGCGGTGTTGGCTGAGAGTCAGCAGAAAGCGGGGGAGACGATAGCGGCGTTGTAG